In one window of Nocardia brasiliensis DNA:
- a CDS encoding asparaginase, whose amino-acid sequence MSVDLVEVVRSGFRECVHRGSAVILDPAGEPTLALGEVHLPIFPRSTNKPMQAITLLRHGFEPLDDAELAIATASHYGEPDHVALVRRLLDRFGFDEKALECPPDLPVDDKARAAVLSGPQEPRRIYMNCSGKHAAMLATCAINGWPTEGYLDVAHPLQQAVIATVADLTGEPETDLGIDGCGLPIIPVSLVNLARVFATMATAAPDAPERRVADAIRAHPRVISGTNAPDLLAMQATPGLVCKIGADGVHAGALPDGTAFAYKIDDGHDRARMPLTLAILHRIGVDWTDAHAELAAPAVLGGGARVGVIRAIPGVL is encoded by the coding sequence GTGAGTGTGGATCTGGTCGAAGTAGTCCGCTCCGGTTTTCGGGAGTGCGTGCACCGCGGCTCGGCCGTCATCCTCGATCCCGCGGGCGAGCCGACCCTGGCCCTCGGCGAGGTGCATCTGCCGATCTTCCCGCGCTCCACCAACAAGCCGATGCAGGCGATCACCCTGCTGCGCCACGGTTTCGAGCCGCTCGACGACGCCGAGCTGGCCATCGCGACCGCATCGCACTACGGCGAGCCCGATCACGTCGCGCTGGTGCGCAGGCTGCTCGACCGGTTCGGCTTCGACGAGAAGGCCCTCGAATGCCCGCCGGACCTGCCGGTCGACGACAAGGCGCGCGCCGCCGTGCTGTCCGGGCCACAGGAACCGCGCCGGATCTACATGAACTGCTCCGGCAAACACGCCGCGATGCTGGCGACCTGCGCGATCAACGGCTGGCCGACCGAGGGGTACCTCGATGTCGCGCATCCGCTGCAGCAGGCGGTCATCGCCACCGTCGCCGACCTGACCGGCGAGCCCGAGACCGATCTCGGCATCGACGGCTGCGGTCTGCCGATCATCCCGGTCTCGCTGGTGAACCTGGCCCGGGTGTTCGCGACCATGGCCACCGCCGCGCCCGACGCGCCCGAGCGGCGCGTCGCCGACGCCATCCGCGCCCATCCGCGAGTGATTTCGGGCACGAACGCACCCGATTTGTTAGCTATGCAGGCCACCCCCGGACTCGTCTGCAAGATCGGCGCGGACGGTGTGCACGCGGGCGCGCTACCCGACGGCACCGCCTTCGCCTACAAGATCGACGACGGCCACGACCGCGCTCGAATGCCCCTGACGCTGGCCATTTTGCATCGAATCGGGGTGGATTGGACCGACGCGCACGCCGAGTTGGCGGCCCCCGCGGTGCTCGGCGGCGGCGCCCGCGTCGGCGTGATCCGAGCGATTCCGGGAGTGCTGTAG
- a CDS encoding YgfZ/GcvT domain-containing protein, with the protein MSVVVAPSPVLTTAGAVAGAPGSPDAAVAWHYGDPLGEQRTAVRRAAVVDRSHRFVLSIAGAERLTWLHTITSQHIAALTEGQSAESLDLDLNGRVLNHFVLTELDGTVWIDTEGDRGPALLEFLRKMVFWADAQPVESEHAVLSLLGPQAPEVLAALGITTVPGVYEAVALPGGGFVRRMPWPSADSFDLLIPRAELADRWRLLTEAGAAPAGMWAFEALRVAAVRPRLGLDTDERTIPHEARWIGGVAEHGAVHLDKGCYRGQETVARVHNLGKPPRHLVLLHLDGSADERPAPGDDVTAGGRAVGRLGTVIDHYELGPIALALIKRTIPVDAQLTAGPTAASIDPDSVPADDAPQAGRLAVDRLRGR; encoded by the coding sequence GTGTCCGTGGTCGTTGCGCCCAGCCCTGTCCTCACTACCGCGGGAGCCGTCGCGGGAGCACCCGGCTCGCCTGATGCCGCGGTGGCATGGCACTACGGTGACCCGCTCGGTGAACAGCGCACCGCCGTGCGGCGGGCCGCGGTCGTCGATCGCTCGCACCGATTCGTGCTGAGCATCGCCGGCGCCGAGCGCCTGACCTGGCTGCACACCATCACCAGCCAGCACATCGCGGCCCTCACCGAAGGACAGTCCGCGGAGAGCCTCGACCTCGACCTCAACGGCCGGGTGCTCAACCACTTCGTGCTCACCGAACTCGACGGCACGGTGTGGATCGACACCGAGGGCGACCGCGGCCCGGCCCTGCTGGAGTTTCTGCGCAAGATGGTCTTCTGGGCCGACGCGCAACCGGTCGAGTCCGAGCACGCGGTGCTGAGTCTGCTCGGCCCGCAGGCGCCCGAGGTGCTCGCGGCGCTCGGCATCACCACCGTGCCCGGCGTCTACGAGGCCGTCGCGCTGCCCGGCGGTGGCTTCGTGCGCCGGATGCCGTGGCCGAGCGCCGACTCGTTCGACCTGCTGATCCCCCGCGCGGAACTGGCCGACCGGTGGCGGCTGCTCACCGAGGCAGGCGCCGCGCCCGCCGGTATGTGGGCCTTCGAGGCGCTGCGGGTCGCCGCCGTGCGCCCACGCCTGGGCCTCGACACCGACGAGCGCACCATCCCGCACGAGGCCCGCTGGATCGGCGGCGTCGCCGAGCACGGTGCGGTCCACCTGGACAAGGGCTGCTACCGCGGTCAGGAGACCGTGGCGCGGGTGCACAATCTCGGCAAGCCGCCGCGCCATCTGGTGCTGCTGCATCTCGACGGTTCCGCCGACGAGCGGCCGGCGCCTGGCGACGACGTCACCGCGGGCGGCCGGGCCGTCGGCCGGTTGGGCACGGTGATCGACCACTACGAACTCGGCCCGATCGCGCTCGCGCTGATCAAACGCACGATCCCGGTGGATGCCCAGCTCACGGCCGGTCCGACCGCCGCGTCCATCGACCCCGATTCGGTGCCCGCCGACGACGCACCGCAGGCGGGCAGGCTCGCCGTCGATCGGCTGCGCGGCCGCTGA
- a CDS encoding cytochrome ubiquinol oxidase subunit I produces MNALDISRWQFGITTVYHFLLVPLTIGLAPLVAAMQTAWVITGKEHWLRLTKFFGKLFLINFALGVATGIVQEFQFGMNWSEYSRFVGDVFGAPLALEGLVAFFMESTFLGLWIFGWSRLPKLAHLAAIWMVAIGVNASAYFIVAANSFMQHPVGARFNPETGRAELESIVAVLTNNTLLAAFPHVVAGSFATAGTFVAGIAGWWMVRKARTGDAAEIAEARGMWRPAALVGIWVMLISLGALFITGDTQGKLMFEQQPMKMASAESLCHTATDPDFSILTVGTHNNCDSVVHVLEVPGVLPYLAKGKFSDVTLPGVVDLQQEYNAKFGVGDYRPNLFVTYWSFRAMIGLAAGSALLALAGLWLTRRGRVPNQRWFGWLSLLAIPTPFLANSAGWVFTEMGRQPWVVAPNPTGDPNLRLTVQQGVSDHSPGVVLFSLITFTLLYGALAVVWFYLMRRYVVHGPDRPAASPPTGSGPDKPAGPAGGSGEEPAVEQLSFAY; encoded by the coding sequence GTGAACGCGCTGGACATCTCGCGATGGCAGTTCGGCATCACGACCGTCTACCACTTCCTGCTGGTGCCGCTGACCATCGGCCTCGCGCCGCTGGTCGCCGCCATGCAGACCGCGTGGGTGATCACCGGCAAGGAGCACTGGCTCCGGCTGACCAAATTCTTCGGCAAGCTGTTCCTGATCAACTTCGCCCTCGGCGTCGCCACCGGCATCGTGCAGGAATTCCAGTTCGGCATGAACTGGAGCGAATACTCCCGCTTCGTCGGCGACGTGTTCGGCGCACCGCTCGCGCTGGAGGGCCTGGTCGCCTTCTTCATGGAATCGACCTTCCTCGGCCTGTGGATCTTCGGCTGGTCCCGGCTACCGAAACTCGCGCACCTCGCCGCGATCTGGATGGTCGCCATCGGCGTGAACGCCTCGGCGTATTTCATCGTCGCCGCCAACTCGTTCATGCAGCATCCGGTCGGGGCGCGGTTCAACCCGGAGACCGGCCGCGCCGAATTGGAGAGCATCGTCGCGGTGCTCACCAACAACACACTGCTGGCGGCCTTTCCGCACGTGGTCGCCGGATCCTTCGCCACAGCGGGCACTTTCGTCGCCGGTATCGCGGGCTGGTGGATGGTGCGCAAGGCGCGCACCGGAGACGCCGCCGAAATCGCCGAGGCCCGCGGCATGTGGCGGCCCGCCGCGCTGGTCGGCATCTGGGTGATGCTGATATCGCTCGGCGCCCTCTTCATCACCGGTGACACGCAGGGCAAGCTGATGTTCGAGCAGCAGCCGATGAAGATGGCCTCGGCGGAATCGTTGTGCCACACCGCGACCGACCCGGACTTCTCCATTCTCACGGTCGGCACGCACAACAACTGCGACAGCGTCGTCCACGTGCTCGAGGTGCCCGGCGTGCTGCCCTACCTCGCCAAAGGCAAGTTCAGCGATGTCACCCTGCCCGGTGTCGTCGACCTGCAGCAGGAGTACAACGCGAAGTTCGGAGTCGGCGACTACCGGCCCAACCTGTTCGTCACCTACTGGTCCTTCCGCGCCATGATCGGCCTCGCCGCCGGCTCGGCCCTGCTGGCACTGGCAGGCCTGTGGCTCACCCGGCGCGGCCGGGTGCCGAACCAGCGCTGGTTCGGCTGGCTCAGCCTGCTCGCCATTCCGACACCGTTCCTGGCCAACAGCGCGGGCTGGGTGTTCACCGAGATGGGCAGGCAGCCATGGGTTGTCGCGCCCAATCCGACCGGCGACCCGAACCTGCGGCTGACCGTGCAGCAGGGCGTGTCCGATCATTCGCCAGGTGTGGTGCTGTTCTCGCTGATCACCTTCACGCTGCTGTACGGCGCGCTCGCCGTGGTCTGGTTCTACCTGATGCGGCGTTACGTGGTGCACGGACCGGATCGGCCCGCCGCGAGCCCGCCCACCGGCTCGGGGCCGGACAAACCCGCCGGACCGGCCGGTGGCTCCGGCGAAGAGCCTGCCGTCGAACAACTTTCGTTCGCCTACTAG
- the cydC gene encoding thiol reductant ABC exporter subunit CydC, which translates to MKVSLMEDLRRMWALLELSRWRVMVAVGWGVLALGSGLALAALAAWLIARAWQMPPVLDLSIAVVTVRALGISRGLCRYLERLATHDVALRAMTTARTTVYRTLARSDFWLHRPTRSKEGAAQGPNATALRRGDLLVRTGSDIDDLGAVVVRVFVPVAVAVVLSLVAIGLLAAISVAAAVILAAALALSGGLAPWLSAQAARAAERAVRADRAEFTARSLTVLEHAAELRVAGRLDAALAAAAEASARAVAAEDKAAARSAWSAAATPLAIGASVLGALLIGITVYGPDGGAPGAMTPMALTILVLLPLSAFEAVGPLPAAAQALTTARAALQRLTQLDGMSAGHAGKGGGAAEAEHASATSDLTAAAPHSLSAQSLSELPAGRRIAVVGPSGAGKTTLLMRWAGLFAVARPGVTFFAEDAHLFGTSVLENLRVGCGDLTAADAEKALRTVGLGDWLDDLADGVHTDLIGGAAAVSGGQRRRILLARALVTPARVLLLDEPTEHLEAEAGAQLLRELLDVESGLVEPDRTVVVVTHQLPVDHRADVIVQVDASGQVTTHFPDRTGPVCAHGEIPLPTR; encoded by the coding sequence ATGAAGGTCTCGCTGATGGAGGACTTGCGCCGGATGTGGGCCTTGCTGGAGTTGTCGCGGTGGCGCGTCATGGTCGCGGTGGGATGGGGTGTCCTGGCGCTCGGGAGCGGACTCGCATTGGCGGCATTGGCGGCCTGGTTGATCGCGCGGGCGTGGCAGATGCCGCCGGTGCTGGACCTGAGCATCGCGGTGGTCACCGTACGGGCACTGGGCATTTCGCGGGGGCTGTGCCGGTATCTGGAGCGGCTGGCCACCCACGATGTGGCGTTGCGGGCCATGACGACGGCGCGCACGACGGTGTATCGCACGCTGGCGCGATCGGATTTCTGGCTGCACCGGCCCACTCGGTCGAAAGAGGGTGCGGCCCAAGGACCGAACGCCACGGCGCTGCGTCGCGGTGACCTGCTCGTCCGCACGGGCAGCGATATCGACGATCTCGGCGCGGTGGTGGTGCGGGTCTTCGTCCCGGTCGCGGTGGCCGTTGTCCTTTCGCTCGTCGCGATCGGACTGCTCGCTGCCATCTCGGTGGCCGCAGCGGTCATTTTGGCTGCGGCACTGGCGCTTTCCGGCGGACTCGCGCCCTGGCTGTCGGCGCAGGCCGCCCGTGCCGCGGAACGTGCGGTGCGCGCGGACCGGGCCGAGTTCACCGCCCGATCACTGACCGTGCTCGAGCACGCGGCGGAACTGCGCGTCGCGGGCCGCCTCGATGCCGCGCTAGCCGCCGCGGCCGAAGCCTCGGCGCGAGCGGTCGCCGCCGAGGACAAAGCGGCGGCACGCAGCGCCTGGTCCGCGGCGGCCACGCCGCTCGCGATCGGGGCGAGTGTGCTCGGCGCCTTGCTGATCGGCATCACCGTCTACGGACCCGATGGCGGTGCGCCGGGCGCGATGACACCGATGGCGCTCACCATCCTGGTCCTGCTCCCGCTCTCGGCCTTCGAAGCGGTCGGCCCGCTCCCCGCCGCCGCCCAGGCATTGACCACGGCCCGCGCCGCCCTGCAGCGCCTGACCCAGCTCGACGGCATGTCCGCTGGGCATGCCGGCAAGGGCGGCGGCGCAGCGGAAGCCGAGCACGCGTCGGCGACCAGCGATCTGACCGCCGCGGCACCGCATTCCTTGTCGGCGCAGTCACTTTCGGAGCTCCCGGCCGGGCGTCGGATCGCCGTGGTCGGTCCGAGCGGCGCGGGCAAGACCACGCTGCTCATGCGGTGGGCCGGGCTGTTCGCTGTCGCGCGTCCCGGCGTCACCTTCTTCGCGGAGGACGCGCACCTGTTCGGCACGTCGGTGCTGGAGAACCTGCGCGTCGGTTGCGGCGACCTCACCGCAGCGGACGCGGAAAAGGCCTTGCGCACAGTGGGTCTCGGTGACTGGCTGGACGACCTCGCCGACGGCGTGCACACCGATCTGATCGGCGGCGCCGCGGCGGTGTCCGGCGGTCAGCGGCGCCGTATCCTGCTCGCCCGCGCGCTCGTGACGCCCGCGCGGGTGCTGCTGCTCGACGAACCCACCGAGCACCTGGAAGCCGAGGCGGGCGCGCAGCTGCTGCGCGAGCTGCTCGACGTCGAGAGCGGACTGGTCGAGCCCGACCGAACTGTGGTCGTCGTCACACATCAGCTCCCGGTGGACCACCGCGCCGACGTCATCGT
- a CDS encoding MOSC domain-containing protein produces MRSGDTGEVLAVCVVHAEIEVPTRVGRSAIDKRPRPGRVPVRALGLDGDHVCDTDHHGGVHQAVYAYADEDARRWAGELGRELPVGWFGENLRISGLPISDAVFGARLSIGDTLLEVSAPRVPCATFQHWSGQAQWVKRFTLRSDTGAYFRVLTEGTIGAGDTVTVRHVPEHGVTVRDLFTGHDPELLAILLAAEPTISDDVRMQIERHTRRHANAERRRASLATDTGVADRHAVELDTGAQL; encoded by the coding sequence ATGCGATCCGGTGATACCGGTGAGGTGCTCGCGGTGTGCGTGGTGCATGCCGAGATCGAGGTGCCGACCCGGGTCGGCCGTTCCGCCATCGACAAGCGGCCCCGGCCGGGCCGGGTGCCCGTGCGCGCGCTCGGCCTCGACGGCGACCACGTCTGCGATACCGACCACCACGGCGGCGTGCACCAGGCGGTCTACGCCTACGCCGACGAGGACGCCCGGCGTTGGGCAGGCGAACTCGGCCGGGAGTTGCCCGTCGGCTGGTTCGGCGAGAACCTGCGCATATCCGGGTTGCCGATCAGCGACGCGGTGTTCGGCGCCCGCCTGAGCATCGGCGACACCTTGCTCGAGGTGAGCGCGCCGCGGGTGCCGTGCGCGACGTTCCAGCACTGGAGCGGGCAAGCCCAGTGGGTCAAGCGGTTCACGCTGCGCAGCGACACCGGCGCCTATTTCCGAGTGCTCACCGAGGGCACGATCGGCGCGGGCGACACGGTGACCGTGCGGCACGTGCCCGAGCACGGCGTCACCGTCCGCGACCTGTTCACCGGCCACGATCCGGAGTTGCTCGCCATCCTGCTCGCCGCGGAACCGACCATCTCCGACGACGTACGCATGCAGATCGAGCGCCATACGCGCAGGCACGCGAACGCCGAACGGCGCCGAGCGAGCCTGGCCACCGATACCGGCGTCGCCGACCGGCACGCCGTCGAACTCGACACGGGAGCGCAGCTGTGA
- the cydB gene encoding cytochrome d ubiquinol oxidase subunit II, translating into MSLQEFWFVLIGVLFTGYFVLEGFDFGVGMLMPILGKGSDTRRRVVLNTIGPVWDGNEVWVITAGGAMFAAFPEWYASLFSGFYLALLLLLVALILRICAIEYRGKIDDPRWRARCDLGIGIGSWIPAFAWGWVFANVVRGVPLNEKKQFAGSVWDLLGPYALLGGLTTGLLFALHGAVFLGLKTGGEVRSDAQRTAKLLLAPAAAVVGGFGVWTQLAYGTGWTWIALGLAVFGLVAASVAVYADRDGWAFTGTAVTVAAATALLFGSLFPNVLPSTIDAAFDLTIHNASSTPYTLKVMSWAAVVVTPVVLLYQGWTYWVFRKRITVDHIPAPIGLSLKD; encoded by the coding sequence ATGAGTCTGCAAGAGTTCTGGTTCGTGCTGATCGGGGTGCTGTTCACCGGGTACTTCGTGCTGGAGGGCTTCGACTTCGGCGTCGGCATGCTGATGCCGATCCTCGGCAAGGGCTCCGATACCCGAAGGCGGGTGGTGCTCAATACGATCGGGCCGGTGTGGGACGGCAACGAGGTCTGGGTGATCACCGCGGGCGGCGCGATGTTCGCCGCGTTCCCCGAGTGGTACGCCAGCCTGTTCTCCGGCTTCTACCTGGCGCTGCTGTTGCTGCTGGTGGCCTTGATCCTGCGGATCTGCGCGATCGAGTACCGCGGCAAGATCGACGACCCGCGCTGGCGGGCGCGCTGTGACCTCGGCATCGGAATCGGTTCCTGGATACCGGCATTCGCGTGGGGCTGGGTCTTCGCGAACGTGGTGCGCGGCGTGCCGTTGAACGAGAAGAAGCAGTTCGCGGGCTCGGTATGGGACCTGCTCGGTCCCTACGCACTGCTCGGCGGACTCACCACCGGACTGCTGTTCGCGTTGCACGGCGCGGTCTTCCTCGGCTTGAAGACCGGCGGCGAGGTGCGCAGCGATGCCCAGCGCACCGCCAAGCTCTTGCTGGCGCCCGCCGCCGCGGTGGTCGGTGGCTTCGGTGTGTGGACCCAGCTGGCCTACGGCACCGGGTGGACGTGGATCGCGTTGGGGCTTGCCGTGTTCGGCCTCGTCGCCGCGTCCGTCGCGGTATACGCGGACCGGGACGGCTGGGCCTTCACCGGCACCGCCGTCACCGTGGCGGCGGCCACGGCGCTGCTGTTCGGGTCGCTGTTCCCGAACGTGCTGCCCTCCACCATCGATGCCGCGTTCGACCTGACCATCCACAACGCGTCGTCCACGCCGTACACGCTGAAGGTGATGAGCTGGGCGGCAGTCGTGGTCACACCGGTGGTACTGCTCTACCAAGGTTGGACGTACTGGGTGTTCCGCAAGCGGATCACCGTCGACCACATCCCCGCGCCCATCGGGCTTTCCTTGAAGGACTGA
- a CDS encoding aminodeoxychorismate lyase, with translation MVDRVLVSLDGAVRDADAPLVYADDIGLLRGDGIFETVLVRAGNPCAIEFHLGRLRRSAQALDLPEPELGRWRAAVERAAKEWGADREGVMRLVLTRGRDSELSGVAEKVTSGDLAAAVPVPTAYVLVLPVPDRVQKARTEGVAVVTLSRGISIDLAQAAPWQLLGAKTLSYASNMAALRFAARMGADDVIFTSTENRVLEGPRSSVVIARDKQLLTPPAKNGVLPGVTQRALFAEAEKAGWECTYKSLFTADLLTCDSIWLLSSISLAARVNSLDGLRMSAPDNAAEIIELVDRGIERAGAIGDW, from the coding sequence ATGGTAGATCGGGTTCTTGTCTCACTCGACGGCGCGGTCCGGGACGCGGACGCGCCGTTGGTGTATGCGGACGATATCGGCCTCCTGCGAGGCGACGGTATTTTCGAAACGGTGCTGGTGCGCGCGGGCAATCCTTGCGCGATCGAATTCCATCTAGGCAGGCTGCGCCGCTCGGCGCAGGCGCTCGATCTGCCGGAGCCGGAGCTCGGCCGGTGGCGCGCGGCGGTGGAGCGGGCCGCCAAGGAGTGGGGCGCCGACCGCGAGGGTGTGATGCGGCTGGTGCTCACCAGGGGGCGCGACTCGGAGCTGTCCGGGGTGGCGGAAAAGGTGACCTCCGGCGATCTCGCGGCCGCGGTGCCCGTGCCGACGGCTTACGTGCTGGTACTACCCGTGCCCGATCGGGTACAGAAGGCGCGTACCGAAGGCGTTGCGGTGGTGACCCTCTCGCGGGGCATCTCGATCGACCTCGCGCAGGCCGCGCCGTGGCAGTTGCTCGGCGCGAAGACGCTCTCCTACGCCTCCAATATGGCGGCGCTGCGTTTCGCGGCCAGGATGGGCGCCGACGACGTGATCTTCACCAGCACCGAGAACCGGGTGCTGGAGGGTCCGCGCTCGTCGGTGGTGATCGCGCGGGACAAGCAACTGCTCACCCCGCCCGCGAAAAACGGTGTGCTGCCGGGCGTCACCCAGCGCGCGCTGTTCGCCGAGGCGGAGAAGGCCGGTTGGGAGTGCACCTACAAGTCACTGTTCACCGCGGATCTGCTGACCTGTGACAGCATCTGGTTGCTCTCCAGCATCTCGCTGGCGGCGCGGGTGAATTCGCTGGACGGACTGCGGATGTCGGCGCCGGACAACGCCGCCGAGATCATCGAACTGGTGGATCGCGGCATCGAGCGAGCGGGTGCCATCGGCGACTGGTGA
- a CDS encoding DUF3073 domain-containing protein, whose translation MGRGRAKAKQTKVARELKYSSPPSDFASLQRELSGSPNSQRSGVLSDEHNADESSTRWEEDDYDDWRR comes from the coding sequence ATGGGCCGTGGCCGGGCTAAGGCAAAGCAGACCAAGGTCGCACGCGAGCTGAAGTACAGCAGCCCGCCGAGCGACTTCGCGAGCCTTCAGCGCGAGCTTTCGGGCAGCCCCAACTCCCAACGGAGTGGTGTGCTGTCCGATGAGCACAACGCGGACGAGTCCTCTACCCGTTGGGAAGAGGACGACTACGACGACTGGCGCCGCTGA
- a CDS encoding ABC transporter ATP-binding protein/permease codes for MARPPVDPRLWRYARSARRYLVLSVLLSLAITGSIVVAAVLLARVLAGVITEPGQRTLGAWGTEMLLLAVVIGIRVLATWWQARLGHRAGAGVVAELETAVLIAGARLPPRELETRRTELAVVVGTGLSGLRGYLTGYLPALLLAVLVPPIVLAVIAVHDPISGLIVVVTLPLIPIFMILIGLLTKGRAEATLAATTRLSGQLLDLFAGMPTLRALGRETGSGGTGSGEVKLDAAQLRRTTMAPRVRELGDALRQRTMRALRIAFLSSMVLEMLATLSVALIAVSIGLRLVFGEMSLYAGLVALILAPEVYLPLRTVGERFHAAQDGMAAADRAFAVLESKNPATDSGEAADSADAARTRGDAGSGQVGAGVVEVRGLAVGTRGGFAPEGLSGVFRPGAVTVLAGPNGSGKSTAVQAILGLIGPDRGVVTVDGVDVRELDSAWWWGRVAWLPQRPVLVPGTLRDNLELFGAQAGAPVAHGAARVLSDLESACFATGFDSVLDGLPDRWDTLVGLGGVGLSLGQRQRLALTRVLAADRQVLLLDEPTAHLDADSEAAVLAALRERARAGATVIVVGHRPTILAAADHVVMVRASTEALTAAGG; via the coding sequence ATGGCTCGACCGCCTGTCGACCCGCGCCTGTGGCGGTACGCCCGCTCGGCTCGCCGCTACCTGGTGCTGAGTGTGCTGCTGTCGCTGGCGATCACCGGATCGATCGTCGTCGCGGCGGTCCTGCTCGCCCGGGTGCTGGCCGGGGTGATCACCGAGCCCGGCCAGCGCACGCTCGGCGCGTGGGGCACCGAAATGCTGCTGCTCGCAGTCGTAATCGGTATCCGCGTGCTCGCCACCTGGTGGCAGGCGCGCCTCGGCCACCGGGCCGGCGCCGGGGTGGTCGCGGAGCTCGAGACCGCGGTGCTGATCGCGGGCGCGCGACTGCCGCCCCGCGAACTCGAAACCCGCCGAACAGAACTCGCGGTGGTCGTCGGCACCGGGTTGTCCGGGTTGCGCGGCTACCTCACCGGATACCTGCCCGCGCTGCTGCTCGCAGTGCTCGTGCCACCGATCGTGCTGGCGGTCATCGCGGTGCACGACCCGATCTCGGGTTTGATCGTGGTCGTCACCCTGCCGCTCATCCCGATCTTCATGATCCTCATCGGTCTGCTGACCAAGGGGCGTGCCGAAGCGACCCTGGCCGCGACCACCCGTCTGTCCGGCCAGCTACTCGACCTGTTCGCCGGGATGCCCACGCTGCGGGCGCTGGGGCGCGAAACCGGTTCCGGGGGAACTGGTTCGGGGGAGGTGAAGCTGGACGCCGCCCAGCTGCGCCGGACCACGATGGCGCCGAGGGTGCGCGAGTTGGGAGACGCGTTGCGGCAGCGCACGATGCGCGCGCTGCGCATCGCCTTCCTCTCGTCGATGGTGCTGGAAATGCTCGCGACCCTCAGCGTCGCCTTGATCGCCGTCTCCATCGGCCTACGCCTGGTCTTCGGCGAAATGAGCCTCTACGCCGGCCTGGTCGCCCTGATCCTGGCTCCCGAGGTCTACCTCCCCCTCCGCACGGTCGGCGAACGTTTCCACGCCGCCCAAGACGGCATGGCCGCCGCCGACCGCGCCTTCGCCGTCCTCGAATCGAAGAACCCGGCAACCGATTCCGGGGAAGCGGCCGACTCAGCGGACGCAGCGAGGACTCGTGGCGATGCGGGTAGTGGGCAGGTTGGGGCTGGGGTTGTGGAGGTGCGGGGGTTAGCGGTGGGGACGCGTGGGGGGTTTGCGCCGGAGGGGTTGTCCGGGGTGTTTCGGCCGGGGGCGGTGACGGTGCTCGCCGGGCCCAATGGAAGTGGGAAATCTACGGCGGTGCAGGCGATTTTGGGCTTGATCGGGCCGGATCGGGGGGTGGTGACGGTCGATGGGGTGGATGTGCGGGAACTGGATTCGGCGTGGTGGTGGGGGCGGGTCGCTTGGCTGCCGCAGCGGCCCGTGTTGGTGCCCGGCACGCTGCGGGACAACCTCGAATTGTTCGGGGCACAGGCGGGGGCGCCGGTGGCGCACGGGGCGGCGAGGGTGCTGAGTGACCTCGAATCGGCATGTTTCGCAACAGGTTTCGATTCGGTGCTCGATGGGCTGCCGGACCGCTGGGACACCCTCGTCGGATTGGGTGGTGTGGGTCTCTCCCTCGGCCAGCGCCAACGGCTCGCGCTCACCAGAGTTCTTGCCGCGGATCGTCAGGTCCTGCTGCTCGACGAGCCCACCGCGCATCTCGACGCCGACAGCGAAGCCGCCGTCCTCGCGGCACTGCGCGAACGGGCACGCGCGGGCGCCACGGTCATCGTGGTCGGGCACCGGCCTACGATCCTGGCCGCCGCCGACCATGTCGTAATGGTCCGCGCGTCCACCGAAGCATTGACGGCGGCCGGGGGATGA